A stretch of DNA from Mercenaria mercenaria strain notata unplaced genomic scaffold, MADL_Memer_1 contig_1788, whole genome shotgun sequence:
TTAAACAATGCCACGACTCAGAAAACGTATTATTTCAGTATGTTATTCGACAAAAACTCTAAATTACCACTTCCACGATATCACTGACACAttcttataacatattttatcataaacaatGAATAATATTTCTTGGAAGACCAATATAAGGCTTTTCATGACCGTGCTGGCCAGTAACGCAGGAGACACAGGATCAGCCACTGCAAAATTTTATGCAGTAATATAGGATCTTCTGAGTTTTCTTCTGGgttcgttttcatcaatttacaagGGAAACATACTTTTATTCACTTTCTTTATGTATCAAAACATTGATATTATAAGTAGTTGCAACACAAAAACAACATgatcaaaaagatgtttaatgCCCCACTCTGGTAAAAGTGACGTCACGTCACTAttgtgacgtcgtctttgaaaaccggtccagatgcggcatgacgtaatatcgagaaacgacgtttaaagttgcgccaagtttacgcgcgcagctttcttacacatgttttaattagcaaaagtttgaccgttaaagtacgattgcttgttacatgattgataacagcctactacagaaagaatatttagacatcacacctgtaaaaaaatagtggtattacgcctgaggcaaaatatttcgttcaaaatcagttgtttccccttcgctatgtttccggtttcggaggaagcatgtgaagtttacttttgtttaactaccttttgttcaacgatgaagggatctgagacttgtaatactgtttactgatttggtaagtaccgtttataaacagtagttaatgaagattctctaatatatttgaaactttcactgaaataagtcggtcttttacccggaagtgaatccaaaacataccgagagaaatttatgaaatttatcttgtggccactaaacacagatgatttcactatgcctgtgtatttaatataaaatggccagttgggttatcacaaagattattgaaggcaggcagcttcttactcgaggtgaccaggattcatcaaattaattcattgtccatagtaagcattattatggaaaaatacaatatacatgtagcaatgataattaataaatttgatgcagacttatagatgcctgcATGTGTCACATCATTTCTCGAAAAGTCCACTCTCAAGTAgtagccaaggtattttaaaaggaaatatgcaaatgtccggtaaccggacgcctaccctgcattctagctgtccggcaacaatacgactagcctctccgcgaatgtttttctagctgttcggcgatctttttatatatgaaatatgtaaggaaataaatttattgtatcattttttagcataggtttgaatattcacctgtaaggcgtatacaatattttaaaattgaataccggacgcctagaaaacccctataggataGAAATTTGGATAGGCTAGGCGTCCTGTTACCGGTTGGCTAGAACACCTgctaggtttctggttaccggatgtctggacacttccatttataaaatgaaaactgtttttgctgtgggtctcataagtcatgttatttctgtttGGTGACTAATCTCTTtccattattgttgattcagaatgttttgtaacaggatgtttttttttttttgatagtgggaatttatgccatataatgaaaatctttttaattttgaaatttttgagccttgctgtgtgtaaaacaatttttgatcCTTTAAAAGATagattcatagtataataacttttatagtattttgtggtaagttaatgaaacctttcacaattacattattaatttagtattcatgaagtttttgattttagtgatgtttacagtacatgcaatgtatcttctttcagataatattccttgtttctttgatggttcattccactatacagctggttcatataccctacaacagccaggaaattggtctgtttactttaagatccaaagaaaatgtaacatattttggatgtgctttgaggaatcaggtaagtaacatgcagctaatggctctattataattttaatgcaatatattatttatttatacctctgtctaggttttgttggagccaattcaaaataagtctacttctacactaatgatttgtacaatgtatgtacatgtactatgactattaaatggcttaaactgacaaaactggcattattgaaatttaatgtcaacaatctggttttgaggaggatcagttggtgtaaagtcttcattacattggctattagcctgagaaaagtctgtggcactcaataagtacatggataatttgaatgcttaacacaacatgtacatgtgtataagttgatatctcattaaCTTGTAGAATatagttctaaataataggaattttaattaagCATTCgaagtaaatcaattaatgtatttagtttaattgtaatgtgattattttcaaaatttaattaacCCATTTTTTGACTTAGACATTGTGAatgtgattgaatttttttaccagttttattgcaccaaaaatatagattagaatgaagactgtaaaggttcctgagatacatgaagataacagatacttttaccaaagacttttaaatcttttttcaggaaggcaagtgtttcctcttgtttatgaaccaactcagttggttaaggggcagacaacttgtgagcatggtacatcattacctgtattggtattccattttgacaatgctgctagctagaatagaaataacatcttgctgtggtacGTCTGTGGAAacttttactaggtaacaaccatttttgatagctgttaaaacagtgtatacttttaacccttaggctgcatgaggcagctatgtctgtctttgcaaccagtgcaatCAAGATCacctgcacatatgtgcagtctgatcatgatctgcagtgttgaTACTTAGCAATTTTCTATGAGAACCCCCTAtagctataaatggtactgtctctatttaaagatggagtagtcaattttacaaatttagcaggttaagggttatcCAATAAAtgccaaaatgtttttttagaacATCTATTGCagtaatcaaaatctacaaacaaagttacattttataaactgacagcatgctgttgtcagtctgtttgtcaatattttagagcattgttgtaagaaattaaagaatcatctattatcaaatagtgataactctgcttttattaaataaagagacTCCTaggtttattatttaaaataatatgttttacttatgtgttacaggatatcacagatcgattgaatattcaacaatgatcacagaccatgcaaagtttgaatctgacttgcacttttgaatttagaagaatctgtggaggagggtgaatgctgagacctttaataatacatgatattgctgacacagtgtgtcagtcatcaaagaaaggTCATAACACTAcacagttggtcaacaatgatttaaatcctgtcacattctaccagtggagaaatatcttatcacaatattttaaacttttgaagtcGATAGCCAAGTATTACCACTTTATtatgtctgcagaaacacctggattgttagtgttaaaagtgacagtccagttaacttactaaaatctactcccccttgccaaacgaatattattgacatggaatgacacaagcctgacaatggtacctgtatgaactcataagagaatagtattagtctgaaaagtcaaaggattctgtttgtcccaaaccacttcaactgaaaactgaaattgtgattggcgaggatttttctgagaactgaaaaaaggaagtgaatgtaaaagatagaaattgttgttgaattcaaacgttttaatacacaacactttagcctgttttgctgttcatatagatgtgtttagctgtgaaagttaaacatcaagtaaaggttgtagtttcagttacctacattaaagtattggctggaaataaatattacttttcaccagagcttgtagcagtgtaaccttcatcaaaagttaagctgttgtgttaattattaaagtatttttagaaaaaggaatttagtatgtatgttgccatggtaacataattcaaattatatttcattgaaattattcaataagggatctacagtatacaatgtaatggtaaaagaatgttcactttcttgtattgtcagttataactagccagtgaaaaaacagattatgaggaaagggatgactgaaatgtttattcttacataactacttttgttacagaacatggctgttttaaggaggtaggttaccttgttacaagggtaaattcaaattagttgaaccgcagcattcttttgtatttcgtgtaatatgaagttttaactgctacaatctcaatttcgtttgtctctgtcccttcaagttcaatttttatccaggtttgaagaacatgaccctccaaatgcattcatattgaaagaaaaggaaaatacgGATGTTTAACacattttcagtgtattttagttccattgatatccgtagaagtctgcataattgataaatttactaatatgcacgttagcttcCTAATATTagctaaaatgtatatgtcgcgggctcgtgtttccatgtaacgcattttctctcatttttaaacaactatgtataaaaataggggttttcgacggcttcagtgccatactgttaatgaccaacatgcaatatttggtaatattattagcaaaatacaaaGCACTTTACATGGACCCTATTTtgcttaaagtttaaagtaaccatggcaacagagatgtttagaatagcttatatcttgctttttgtcgtaatttcttataaaaagtattgaataagattatctttctagttgatgtagcttaaaacatattatttctaacgtaagttaaaTGTTCCTGttctttgcatttattcaaacaaatttcacaagcttagaatacttacagagtacccctcgtctggaattttcatggaaaaattcgttcagcatgctgctattattctcatgatatgttgaaatgaaaataaaaagccgaagctgtttCTCTAAAAAGACCGGTGTcaagcttttaaattttacatttagttacataggtcacgggctttcgtttccatggtaacatcaattcaattcaagaaaccagaattttcaactgaaatttgaacaattttagatcttagtttaagtacataagtaacaaattttcaatggaacctgaaaaataggtattacaaatcaaactgctagattttttatttgaaaatgcgtaacaagtaacctttcacccaactatattccaaataacattgcttatcatcatccattttctacATTctcgcataacatttcaatataactacataaaagaagcaaaatattgattatcattcagagcaaaagactcataaaaatatttcagcaaataatggttatttgaaaatagttaaaataaagaaaatgcacagaaatacgtactttcaagataaaagctattaattttggcGCGGTAAcatgacacgtaacgtcatgacgtcaatgacgtcattttaaggcaacattgttttgaagcgtttctgcggcaatttattcattatttctgcattattaaaccataaagcatcagatcgaagacaggtttatgatttgttttcagaagaatgaatatacaaacacatttagtttgtcgtaaacgtcgtcgtaaatcgtcacgttagcttccggttggacatgcgcacatacaaatatgaaggtaacctacctccttaaagattttatgtgaaattttcagatttctttccggAATACTTATTATACTTTcgaatatttaacttattagaaatacttttttaaaataagctcttgtttttaagtattattgtaggaaaagggaatttaaaacatatgtcgccatggtaacacaatttcctagaaaatatggaaaaatttaaTTAGCTtactttctagtattctacttaaaataagcaaacaataaaaaaaaatcaatagtaatatatgtttcatttatttcaaaatagttatttattaccagcaggtaaaaggcaagttatgaagaaacaatgacagaaatgttttattcttatagttattactccTAATACAAACActgtcaaaaaaacaaaacattttaatttggtaacattaaattttgagataatatttttgaatacataccactttataatattcaagttatctgaaacacttttccagATTAAGCTCTTCTTtaaagtactattgtagaaaacagaatcaaatgcatatgttgccatggtaacataatttaataatgtttttatagaaaatgtgaagaactttagccagctagatctttgcactttaagtgaatatctaaatattctttgtaaaagaagattcatttatttaaaaatagccagtgattaccaataagtgaaaacacaaactgaagaaacaacgactgaaatagtttattgttgtggttattacccatgttacgaaatctgtcataaaaccaaacattttatatcttttcacatataatgttcaaattttactttcgaaTACATATACTTCATTATATTCAACTTACAAGAAACAGTaagcttttattttttatgtactattttagaaaaagcaatttattgcatatgttgccatggtaacgcaatttgaataatgctttcatagatgaaagatttaaattagatgtatttttttgttttaagtaagcatcacaaaaataaaatttcatagtaataaaAGGTTCTTTTTTCCAAAGTAGTCatttattatcagcatgtaaaagacaagttatgaagaaacaatgacaaatctattttattcttatggttattatccatgttacaaaaactgtcataaaaccaaacattcttaatattttcatgggaaattttctgtttatttttgtaaatacatatgccttaaaatattttactttttaaaatccttatctcaagctaacatgttttttttttaagttttatcatagaaaagggattttaatatatttgttgccatggtaacacaattttagaaatatttttatagaaattgttgtagattttaattgattatcattttgtgtattaagaagggatcttacttatatcatgcaaatgtaacaaaagataaatttatttcagaattgttagccattaccagtacgtgagaaataaactagaaagaaaggataactgaaatgtactgtttttatttttaatatctatgttacaaaatctgtcataaaattgacaattttgaagattttcatctgaattttcaggatttatttctgaatgaatatactttctaaatatgcaaaaacctgaaaatgtcaaaattcctcatctggacccattttctcagtcatggtcacaaTCATGTTGCTACTAAATTGAAGTATATGAAAATTGAATAGATGAAGATACAACAAACAGGACGGCTCCAACTTACCCAGTACTGATTCTTAAGGTatactatggcatgtcaaacgttgctaaattatatatgtatgttattattattgtatgtttgttattgttattcaatgtcgtgtcattcatattctaaactttgctattgttattgtatatgtcgttattcttattgtatgttcgatattcttatggtaaaagtcattattgttattctatgtttcgttattgttattgtatctttgatattgttattcagtgtcatgtcattcatattctaagtcttaccattgttattgtatatgtcgttattcttattgtatgttcgatattcttatggtaaaagtcattattgttattctatatttcgttattcttattgtatctttgatattttattcaatgtcatgtcattcatattctaagtgttaccattgttattctatatgtcgttattcttattgtatgttcgacattcttattgtaaaagacgttactgttgttgtatattttttattgtttttgtaagcttaatattcttattgtatgtgcgatttcccgcgatataaatagcaccgcgacgctatacaaatacaatcacataacataatttatataaGAATGagacgttttgtaaatagaatcgtcagatattgaacaacaatgatgacttttaccataagaatatcgaacatacaataagaataacgacatatacaataacaatggtaatacttagaatatgaatgacacgacattgaataacaatatcaaatatacaataagaataacgaaatatggaataacaataatgacgtttaccataagaatatcgaacatacaataagaataacgacatatacaataacaatggtaagacttagaatatgaatgacacggcattgaataacaatatcaaagatacaattagaataacgaaatatagaataacaataatgacttttagaatatgaatgacaagacattgaataacaataacaaacatacaataataataacatacatatataatttagcaacgtttgacatgccatagtatACAATTACACTGGATGTAATAAAAAAGCGTTTCACACTGTGGACATACCACTGGGTTCCCTGTTCCATGAAGGTTTACACCAGTAGAATGGTTTATTACATCTGTTACACTGGCGAATTTTGTCTTTGTGTCTTTTCATATGTCTCTTCAGGTTTGATTTTTTGATTTTGTCTGATAGCATATGTAGCACATGAAgccataataatgaaaaaacaatGCAACAACTCACCCTCTTTCTTTGCTTACATGTATTTAGAACTCCTATAGTTCCGGTAATTATAGCGCTGCCACGTGGGtatcattaattttttttcaaatccctcCAAAAAGAGGTGGAGCTAGTGTTTACAGGCCATAAATTTGAGAGAATAACTTGCAAAGCAGTGGTATGATAATTTGTATTTTCAGACAAACTGAATTATTTCTGCTGAAGAATTGCTAATCACGTAAGTCTTCAGTTTAGATACTGTCGACTGTTTACTATTGAATAAAGTTCGTAGCGAAAAGTCTGTGATTGTCATCAAGGACCCAAAAGCTTTTGCCTTACTTAAGTgtgaaaaaggaaaatttacaATCTAGTCTAAAGGAGGTAAAATGACAGGGATGAGAACCATCTAAGAATAGTCACGTAACTGGGGACAAGTTCTTACTTGAGGAATCCTTAAAGGTATACGTGCTTGTTCATTGtgaatgtttttgacattttggtagaaacgcATTAATAGATGTGCTAAGATGAGAAATAAAATTACACTGTAGTATGAAAAGTGGTTCCAAGTCACggcattttaattttgatctcAGGAAAAATCTCTCGAAAATGGCTTTCTCGCCATCATGCTTATAATTTGGAATAGGACAAGCTATCTgtacatttttttactttatatagaaAATACAGATAACAGGATTAGGACATGCATGCCTTTTTCTGTCTAAATCATTTTGACTACATTGCGACCGAATTCCTGCCCTTAAATCAATAGTAATACACGGGGTTTCGTCAGAAGAATGAATAAGATAAGATTTCTTTATTTCGTCCAAATTTGAAGAGTCACATACAATGTACAAAATGAATACAATTAATATATGCAGAAATGAGAAAATACAAATGCAAACATGGTAAATATACAGATATGATTATGATACACGATTATTTAGCAAGTTATTAAatgatgtatatatacatatgaacCTTTCGTAGTCATACAACGTTTATATTGCATTGAATAAGACTTGATGAAAACTTTTTTAAGCATATTATAGAAAACggtatttgtataaaaaaaatatatattatattcaaaatacttgaaaatacaaatgtacatcttTTGATGGAATTTTAATTATGTGGATATCTCTCATTTATCAGTATGCTTACCGAAACGAAAATAAAGCATAATGCTGAGGAAAGCCATATAGTATATAAATGCATTGCAGATAATGTTCATGTTATGCAAAGTGAaactgaatatttattttaaccaGCTAGCAATTCAATTAATTGTATATCTGGACTTAAAGGCTatatataagtgcccccccccccccacacaccccaaatccaatatacaactcccatcttatctgctgcttatcagcgattatggaacagtaactgattagagggcaattagcacagcagggaccccaactagaccatgaagatgtgtgcagtggagttgatcactttagatgagtgaaagttacatttttctgaaatatcacaattatccagacataatttgaaaaaataaaaacttgcatatttctttaagtaagtttctcattatttcattattgtgaaaataagtttctgattattttattattgtgtttgatcaacaatatgtttctttacatagaaataccaaaaaaaaaactagtatagctttaaatgttatcaattatttattaatttaaaataaattacattgtttccccttgtCACTAATTCATAcatttgtaaggtagactgactctccaataaacaatgacccttgtttattggaaccatactctgatggtcattagcccccaactgtgctggtgaagacagaaatcccttggcccactgccaaaatctagacCTTTAAGCTACAGAAAACCTCAAAATCTTCGCCTAATATATCATGTAGCGAACACCACGTATAGCATCATTTTCATTACGAAACATCGCTAAGTGAGTTGCGATTGAATTAGTTTCTATAATacactttttacacacacatataAATTGGTACGGGAAAACTCTGCTTATTATTGAAATAGCTGTTAATATACAGAAATTTGATCTCTATATTGTTGACAGAATTTCCATACTGCACATGGTACAAATGCATTGTGGACTCTGTTCAGATTTCTTATGCTTTCATCAcatatttgcttatttttatattcaaaatcaACAAATTCATGTATGGAGGTTGTTATCATTGACTTCCGCTGCTTTTTTGTGGGAAATGAAGCATCTTTTATATACGTGTTCAGCACAtgtgttaaaatagaaaaagtggaaactccacaggtcgctcaaaacaacaaaaacgaaaatgttgcaggctcggtttgattgagcctgttcatggacggtagttaaaatgcatgctaccgtccacgccctctagccccgggttgagcagaactcaacatttacacatgctaaaagtacaaaaaaacaatttagagacatccgcagatgtgttcatacggcggtgcacatggaaccttcaatgctacactagcgtgtaattccatgaaaagcggcgtatgctATATGCCGTCTctgacaataatttctaaataactgGAAAAGACAATTTTCTTACCAAAACCGCTCCATTTGATCCGAGATCTTACGTTACTGATCCGGTTAAGAGCAGACAAATCATAATAAAAGGTACTTCTTGCAaactaaaataattataaagCAAATGAATGAGCAACTAAGACAGGTATAATACAAGCAACCTGCACATGCATAATactaagctgaaatatacaaaGGCTGGCAGAAAGTTGAATAAAGCAGGAAATGAACATAGCAAAAATAAGCAATGTATATTAAGTATTCCCAGTTAATATAAATGACTACCAATAAGTTTTAAAAGGTTTGAATAGTTGTCTGGAGGCTGGAGGCTTTCTTATAAATATCTGAAATATGAGTCttaaatttttcatgtatttaCCTGACGAAGGCGTAAGCaccgaaacgttgataaaagataaatattcacgtgttgttatTGAATTTTTCCATCCAATATGAGTCTTAAAATTTAATCCAAAATCTATAGTAACACCTAGCTGATTTACTTCATCATCTCCGTTTATCTTATTACCAAACCAATTAAAACATTAAGTTGGCTATCAGTTGACGGTTGAATACTAGTATTCGACTGGCAGCCAACTGACTTCCGGTCGTCAGTTGAATATTCAACTGACTTCTGGCGGCCAGTCGTCAGTTGAATATTCAACTGACATTCAACTGACTTCCGGAAATCAGTCGTCAGTTGATAATTAATTTTTCTACTGAAAGTTGCATACATCACTACATATAGTAGCCCCGATTATCTGCCCCTGCAAACATTACATTAACTTAAGGACCGTTAGCATTTAGTATGTATAGAAAGTTATGGCATCTTGAAAAGCAGGAGTATTTGCAGGACCGTAACCTAGAGACACTTGCTGGATAAAAGAAAAACATGGGCAGATGTTTTGACAAACAGGTAGGTATGCCTTCACTCATTATTTATGGAAATTCTTCAGTTTAATATTCAACCAAGTTCTGCGTCGTCAGTTGAATATTCAACTGACCACCAAAAGTCGGTTGAATATTGA
This window harbors:
- the LOC128551874 gene encoding uncharacterized protein LOC128551874, encoding MVHSTIQLVHIPYNSQEIGLFTLRSKENVTYFGCALRNQEGKCFLLFMNQLSWLRGRQLVSMVHHYLYWYSILTMLLARIEITSCCGYHRSIEYSTMITDHAKFESDLHF